A region from the Benincasa hispida cultivar B227 chromosome 8, ASM972705v1, whole genome shotgun sequence genome encodes:
- the LOC120082905 gene encoding polyadenylate-binding protein RBP45-like isoform X1, whose translation MQPAPGVAPHNMPHQAPQYQQQQPPYMMMPPQPPQPQPVPQMWPQQPQAVSPQGQPPQPASADEVRTLWIGDLQYWMDENYLFNCFAHTGEISSVKVIRNKQTGQSEGYGFLEFLTRPAAERVLQTYNGTPMPNGAQNFRLNWASAGEKRQDDSPDYTIFVGDLAGDVTDYVLQETFRARYTSVKGAKVVIDRLTGRTKGYGFVKFGDETEQMRAMTEMNGVLCSSRPMRIGPAANKNTSGSQQYAKTSYQSTPGTQNENDPNNTTIFVGNLDSNVTDEHLRQVFSQYGELVHVKIPAGKRCGFVQFSDRSCAEEALRILNGTQIGGQNIRLSWGRSPSNKQVPQADPNQWNGGGGGGGYYGYGQGYENYSYAPAAQDPNMFYGGYGGYGNYQQPAPQQPSQQQGGYM comes from the exons ATGCAGCCTGCTCCTGGTGTTGCCCCACACAACATGCCTCACCAAGCCCCTCAGTACCAGCAACAGCAACCTCCTTACATGATGATGCCGCCTCAACCGCCCCAACCCCAACCTGTCCCTCAGATGTGGCCTCAGCAGCCGCAGGCCGTTTCGCCGCAGGGCCAACCGCCTCAACCAGCCAGCGCCGATGAG GTCCGTACGCTCTGGATCGGAGACTTGCAGTACTGGATGGACGAGAACTATCTTTTTAATTGCTTTGCTCATACAGGCGAG ATTTCCTCCGTGAAAGTCATTCGGAACAAACAAACTGGCCAGTCCGAGGGTTACGGCTTTCTTGAGTTTTTAACACGTCCAGCTGCAGAAAGAGTACTTCAAACGTATAATGGCACCCCGATGCCTAATGGGGCACAAAATTTTAGATTGAACTGGGCATCAGCAGGGGAGAAGCGACAAGATGACTCTCCTGATTACACTATTTTTGTTGGGGATTTGGCTGGTGATGTTACTGATTATGTGCTACAAGAGACATTTAGAGCGCGTTATACATCTGTGAAGGGTGCCAAGGTTGTGATTGATAGGCTCACTGGACGTACTAAAGGTTATGGGTTTGTTAAGTTTGGAGACGAGACTGAACAAATGAGGGCGATGACTGAGATGAATGGTGTTCTCTGTTCATCCAGGCCCATGCGAATTGGACCTGCGGCTAACAAGAACACTTCTGGCAGTCAGCAATATGCGAAAA CTTCATACCAGAGTACTCCAGGGACTCAGAATGAGAACGATCCAAATAATACAACT ATATTTGTGGGAAATTTGGATTCTAATGTCACTGATGAGCACTTGAGGCAAGTATTCAGTCAGTATGGAGAGCTGGTGCATGTTAAGATACCTGCAGGCAAGCGATGTGGCTTTGTTCAATTTTCAGACAG AAGCTGCGCCGAGGAAGCTTTGCGCATTTTGAATGGAACCCAAATTGGTGGGCAAAACATTAGACTTTCATGGGGCCGTAGTCCTTCTAACAAACAGGTA CCCCAGGCTGATCCTAATCAGTGGAATGGAGGAGGTGGTGGAGGAGGATATTATGGATATGGACAAGGATATGAAAATTATAGCTATGCTCCAGCTGCCCAAGATCCTAACATGTTCTACGGTGGCTATGGTGGATATGGGAACTACCAGCAACCAGCACCACAGCAGCCGTCGCAGCAACAAGGAGGATATATGTAG
- the LOC120082906 gene encoding polyadenylate-binding protein RBP45 isoform X3: MQPAPGVVPHNMPHQAPQYQQQQPSYMMMPPQPPQAQPVSQMWPQQPQAGSPQGQPPQPASADEVRTLWIGDLQYWMDENYIFNCFAHTGEVSSVKVIRNKQTGQSEGYGFIEFLTRPAAERVLQTYNGTAMPNGAQNFRLNWASAGEKRQDDSPDYTIFVGDLAGDVTDYVLQETFRARYNSVKGAKVVIDRLTGRTKGYGFVKFGDESEQMRAMTEMNGVICSSRPMRIGPAANKNTSGGQQFAKTSYQNPQGAQNENDPNNTTIFVGNLDANVTDDHLRQVFGQYGELVHVKIPVGKRCGFVQFSDRNCAEEALRVLNGTQIGGQNIRLSWGRSPSNKQADPNQWNGGGYYGYGQGYENYSYAPAPQDPNMFYSGYGGYGNYQQPPPQQPQQQQQGGYM, from the exons ATGCAGCCTGCTCCTGGTGTTGTCCCTCACAACATGCCTCACCAGGCCCCTCAGTACCAGCAACAGCAACCTTCGTACATGATGATGCCACCTCAGCCGCCTCAAGCGCAGCCTGTTTCTCAGATGTGGCCTCAGCAGCCGCAGGCCGGTTCGCCACAGGGCCAACCGCCTCAACCAGCCAGCGCCGATGAGGTCCGTACGCTCTGGATCGGAGACTTGCAGTACTGGATGGACGAGaactatatttttaattgttttgcTCATACAGGCGAG GTTTCCTCTGTGAAAGTCATTCGGAATAAGCAGACCGGCCAGTCTGAGGGTTACGGATTTATTGAGTTTTTAACCCGTCCAGCTGCAGAAAGAGTACTTCAAACGTATAATGGTACCGCAATGCCCAATGGGGCACAAAATTTTAGATTGAACTGGGCATCAGCAGGGGAGAAGCGTCAAGATGACTCTCCTGATTACACGATTTTTGTAGGAGATTTGGCTGGTGATGTTACTGATTACGTGCTACAAGAAACATTTAGGGCACGTTATAACTCCGTTAAGGGTGCTAAAGTTGTGATTGATAGGCTCACTGGACGCACTAAGGGTTATGGGTTTGTTAAGTTCGGGGACGAATCTGAACAAATGCGGGCAATGACTGAGATGAATGGTGTTATCTGTTCATCCAGGCCCATGCGAATTGGTCCAGCAGCTAACAAGAACACTTCTGGCGGTCAGCAGTTTGCGAAAA CTTCATATCAGAATCCTCAAGGAGCTCAGAATGAGAATGATCCAAACAATACGACT ATATTTGTGGGTAATTTGGATGCTAATGTCACAGACGATCACTTGAGACAAGTATTTGGTCAGTATGGGGAATTGGTACATGTAAAGATACCTGTAGGCAAACGATGTGGCTTTGTTCAATTTTCTGATAG AAACTGTGCTGAGGAAGCATTACGCGTTTTAAATGGAACACAAATTGGTGGGCAGAACATTAGACTTTCTTGGGGACGTAGTCCTTCAAATAAACAG GCGGATCCTAACCAGTGGAATGGAGGTGGCTATTATGGGTATGGGCAAGGATACGAAAACTATAGCTATGCTCCAGCTCCTCAGGACCCTAATATGTTCTACAGTGGCTATGGTGGCTATGGAAATTACCAGCAGCCACCGCCGCAGCAACCACAGCAGCAGCAGCAAGGAGGATACATGTAG
- the LOC120082905 gene encoding polyadenylate-binding protein RBP45-like isoform X2 yields the protein MQPAPGVAPHNMPHQAPQYQQQQPPYMMMPPQPPQPQPVPQMWPQQPQAVSPQGQPPQPASADEVRTLWIGDLQYWMDENYLFNCFAHTGEISSVKVIRNKQTGQSEGYGFLEFLTRPAAERVLQTYNGTPMPNGAQNFRLNWASAGEKRQDDSPDYTIFVGDLAGDVTDYVLQETFRARYTSVKGAKVVIDRLTGRTKGYGFVKFGDETEQMRAMTEMNGVLCSSRPMRIGPAANKNTSGSQQYAKTSYQSTPGTQNENDPNNTTIFVGNLDSNVTDEHLRQVFSQYGELVHVKIPAGKRCGFVQFSDRSCAEEALRILNGTQIGGQNIRLSWGRSPSNKQPQADPNQWNGGGGGGGYYGYGQGYENYSYAPAAQDPNMFYGGYGGYGNYQQPAPQQPSQQQGGYM from the exons ATGCAGCCTGCTCCTGGTGTTGCCCCACACAACATGCCTCACCAAGCCCCTCAGTACCAGCAACAGCAACCTCCTTACATGATGATGCCGCCTCAACCGCCCCAACCCCAACCTGTCCCTCAGATGTGGCCTCAGCAGCCGCAGGCCGTTTCGCCGCAGGGCCAACCGCCTCAACCAGCCAGCGCCGATGAG GTCCGTACGCTCTGGATCGGAGACTTGCAGTACTGGATGGACGAGAACTATCTTTTTAATTGCTTTGCTCATACAGGCGAG ATTTCCTCCGTGAAAGTCATTCGGAACAAACAAACTGGCCAGTCCGAGGGTTACGGCTTTCTTGAGTTTTTAACACGTCCAGCTGCAGAAAGAGTACTTCAAACGTATAATGGCACCCCGATGCCTAATGGGGCACAAAATTTTAGATTGAACTGGGCATCAGCAGGGGAGAAGCGACAAGATGACTCTCCTGATTACACTATTTTTGTTGGGGATTTGGCTGGTGATGTTACTGATTATGTGCTACAAGAGACATTTAGAGCGCGTTATACATCTGTGAAGGGTGCCAAGGTTGTGATTGATAGGCTCACTGGACGTACTAAAGGTTATGGGTTTGTTAAGTTTGGAGACGAGACTGAACAAATGAGGGCGATGACTGAGATGAATGGTGTTCTCTGTTCATCCAGGCCCATGCGAATTGGACCTGCGGCTAACAAGAACACTTCTGGCAGTCAGCAATATGCGAAAA CTTCATACCAGAGTACTCCAGGGACTCAGAATGAGAACGATCCAAATAATACAACT ATATTTGTGGGAAATTTGGATTCTAATGTCACTGATGAGCACTTGAGGCAAGTATTCAGTCAGTATGGAGAGCTGGTGCATGTTAAGATACCTGCAGGCAAGCGATGTGGCTTTGTTCAATTTTCAGACAG AAGCTGCGCCGAGGAAGCTTTGCGCATTTTGAATGGAACCCAAATTGGTGGGCAAAACATTAGACTTTCATGGGGCCGTAGTCCTTCTAACAAACAG CCCCAGGCTGATCCTAATCAGTGGAATGGAGGAGGTGGTGGAGGAGGATATTATGGATATGGACAAGGATATGAAAATTATAGCTATGCTCCAGCTGCCCAAGATCCTAACATGTTCTACGGTGGCTATGGTGGATATGGGAACTACCAGCAACCAGCACCACAGCAGCCGTCGCAGCAACAAGGAGGATATATGTAG
- the LOC120082906 gene encoding polyadenylate-binding protein RBP45 isoform X2, with amino-acid sequence MQPAPGVVPHNMPHQAPQYQQQQPSYMMMPPQPPQAQPVSQMWPQQPQAGSPQGQPPQPASADEVRTLWIGDLQYWMDENYIFNCFAHTGEVSSVKVIRNKQTGQSEGYGFIEFLTRPAAERVLQTYNGTAMPNGAQNFRLNWASAGEKRQDDSPDYTIFVGDLAGDVTDYVLQETFRARYNSVKGAKVVIDRLTGRTKGYGFVKFGDESEQMRAMTEMNGVICSSRPMRIGPAANKNTSGGQQFAKTSYQNPQGAQNENDPNNTTIFVGNLDANVTDDHLRQVFGQYGELVHVKIPVGKRCGFVQFSDRNCAEEALRVLNGTQIGGQNIRLSWGRSPSNKQPQADPNQWNGGGYYGYGQGYENYSYAPAPQDPNMFYSGYGGYGNYQQPPPQQPQQQQQGGYM; translated from the exons ATGCAGCCTGCTCCTGGTGTTGTCCCTCACAACATGCCTCACCAGGCCCCTCAGTACCAGCAACAGCAACCTTCGTACATGATGATGCCACCTCAGCCGCCTCAAGCGCAGCCTGTTTCTCAGATGTGGCCTCAGCAGCCGCAGGCCGGTTCGCCACAGGGCCAACCGCCTCAACCAGCCAGCGCCGATGAGGTCCGTACGCTCTGGATCGGAGACTTGCAGTACTGGATGGACGAGaactatatttttaattgttttgcTCATACAGGCGAG GTTTCCTCTGTGAAAGTCATTCGGAATAAGCAGACCGGCCAGTCTGAGGGTTACGGATTTATTGAGTTTTTAACCCGTCCAGCTGCAGAAAGAGTACTTCAAACGTATAATGGTACCGCAATGCCCAATGGGGCACAAAATTTTAGATTGAACTGGGCATCAGCAGGGGAGAAGCGTCAAGATGACTCTCCTGATTACACGATTTTTGTAGGAGATTTGGCTGGTGATGTTACTGATTACGTGCTACAAGAAACATTTAGGGCACGTTATAACTCCGTTAAGGGTGCTAAAGTTGTGATTGATAGGCTCACTGGACGCACTAAGGGTTATGGGTTTGTTAAGTTCGGGGACGAATCTGAACAAATGCGGGCAATGACTGAGATGAATGGTGTTATCTGTTCATCCAGGCCCATGCGAATTGGTCCAGCAGCTAACAAGAACACTTCTGGCGGTCAGCAGTTTGCGAAAA CTTCATATCAGAATCCTCAAGGAGCTCAGAATGAGAATGATCCAAACAATACGACT ATATTTGTGGGTAATTTGGATGCTAATGTCACAGACGATCACTTGAGACAAGTATTTGGTCAGTATGGGGAATTGGTACATGTAAAGATACCTGTAGGCAAACGATGTGGCTTTGTTCAATTTTCTGATAG AAACTGTGCTGAGGAAGCATTACGCGTTTTAAATGGAACACAAATTGGTGGGCAGAACATTAGACTTTCTTGGGGACGTAGTCCTTCAAATAAACAG CCACAGGCGGATCCTAACCAGTGGAATGGAGGTGGCTATTATGGGTATGGGCAAGGATACGAAAACTATAGCTATGCTCCAGCTCCTCAGGACCCTAATATGTTCTACAGTGGCTATGGTGGCTATGGAAATTACCAGCAGCCACCGCCGCAGCAACCACAGCAGCAGCAGCAAGGAGGATACATGTAG
- the LOC120082906 gene encoding polyadenylate-binding protein RBP45 isoform X1 produces MQPAPGVVPHNMPHQAPQYQQQQPSYMMMPPQPPQAQPVSQMWPQQPQAGSPQGQPPQPASADEVRTLWIGDLQYWMDENYIFNCFAHTGEVSSVKVIRNKQTGQSEGYGFIEFLTRPAAERVLQTYNGTAMPNGAQNFRLNWASAGEKRQDDSPDYTIFVGDLAGDVTDYVLQETFRARYNSVKGAKVVIDRLTGRTKGYGFVKFGDESEQMRAMTEMNGVICSSRPMRIGPAANKNTSGGQQFAKTSYQNPQGAQNENDPNNTTIFVGNLDANVTDDHLRQVFGQYGELVHVKIPVGKRCGFVQFSDRNCAEEALRVLNGTQIGGQNIRLSWGRSPSNKQVPQADPNQWNGGGYYGYGQGYENYSYAPAPQDPNMFYSGYGGYGNYQQPPPQQPQQQQQGGYM; encoded by the exons ATGCAGCCTGCTCCTGGTGTTGTCCCTCACAACATGCCTCACCAGGCCCCTCAGTACCAGCAACAGCAACCTTCGTACATGATGATGCCACCTCAGCCGCCTCAAGCGCAGCCTGTTTCTCAGATGTGGCCTCAGCAGCCGCAGGCCGGTTCGCCACAGGGCCAACCGCCTCAACCAGCCAGCGCCGATGAGGTCCGTACGCTCTGGATCGGAGACTTGCAGTACTGGATGGACGAGaactatatttttaattgttttgcTCATACAGGCGAG GTTTCCTCTGTGAAAGTCATTCGGAATAAGCAGACCGGCCAGTCTGAGGGTTACGGATTTATTGAGTTTTTAACCCGTCCAGCTGCAGAAAGAGTACTTCAAACGTATAATGGTACCGCAATGCCCAATGGGGCACAAAATTTTAGATTGAACTGGGCATCAGCAGGGGAGAAGCGTCAAGATGACTCTCCTGATTACACGATTTTTGTAGGAGATTTGGCTGGTGATGTTACTGATTACGTGCTACAAGAAACATTTAGGGCACGTTATAACTCCGTTAAGGGTGCTAAAGTTGTGATTGATAGGCTCACTGGACGCACTAAGGGTTATGGGTTTGTTAAGTTCGGGGACGAATCTGAACAAATGCGGGCAATGACTGAGATGAATGGTGTTATCTGTTCATCCAGGCCCATGCGAATTGGTCCAGCAGCTAACAAGAACACTTCTGGCGGTCAGCAGTTTGCGAAAA CTTCATATCAGAATCCTCAAGGAGCTCAGAATGAGAATGATCCAAACAATACGACT ATATTTGTGGGTAATTTGGATGCTAATGTCACAGACGATCACTTGAGACAAGTATTTGGTCAGTATGGGGAATTGGTACATGTAAAGATACCTGTAGGCAAACGATGTGGCTTTGTTCAATTTTCTGATAG AAACTGTGCTGAGGAAGCATTACGCGTTTTAAATGGAACACAAATTGGTGGGCAGAACATTAGACTTTCTTGGGGACGTAGTCCTTCAAATAAACAGGTT CCACAGGCGGATCCTAACCAGTGGAATGGAGGTGGCTATTATGGGTATGGGCAAGGATACGAAAACTATAGCTATGCTCCAGCTCCTCAGGACCCTAATATGTTCTACAGTGGCTATGGTGGCTATGGAAATTACCAGCAGCCACCGCCGCAGCAACCACAGCAGCAGCAGCAAGGAGGATACATGTAG